A genome region from Arachis duranensis cultivar V14167 chromosome 6, aradu.V14167.gnm2.J7QH, whole genome shotgun sequence includes the following:
- the LOC107493461 gene encoding eukaryotic peptide chain release factor GTP-binding subunit-like: MRRRVNRPRTVNEVSTSSETTALTQSLSEMTSILRQLQLNQQQPQQPQSYQQQPPPPQQHNQQLVPQKVCGICSCYSHYTDECPSLQEDNTLAAIHNFYDRPNQGYYQGGNSNQGHPYQGGNYNQGGGYHNQNWRDNHQQGNRYNNNNGGGQRWSNNSENFSQNRPYNSQNQPYNPQNPQRNYQTYQPPHQRPPPNQSQAPQLTYTTTPSNQDETLRTIIQGQKELQNTLASGLTGLTSTLQALLARMDTLSNSTPEPPIQSVIPSQPQPNPKGGINAITLRSRTQLKEKEAKNSNPIATTQEERIDMEEVEEEETPQVIVEDEAQPTRETTKAKRTLEEKEIAQPLPFPTLAKKARKRIELDPKMVEMFKKVEVTIPLFDAVHQVPRYAKFLKDLCINKDKILELETIPLGSSISALMGALPEKCDDPGPCMVTCTVN, from the coding sequence ATGAGACGAAGAGTCAACCGTCCAAGAACCGTGAATGAGGTATCAACTAGTAGTGAAACCACCGCTCTAACCCAATCCTTGAGTGAAATGACATCCATCTTGAGGCAACTCCAATTGaaccaacaacaaccacaacaaccTCAATCATACCAACAACAACCCCCACCCCCTCAACAACACAACCAACAATTGGTCCCTCAAAAAGTGTGTGGCATTTGTTCTTGCTATTCTCACTACACGGATGAGTGCCCAAGCCTTCAAGAAGATAACACCTTGGCAGCTATCCAtaatttctatgaccgcccaaaTCAAGGATACTACCAAGGCGGTAATTCTAACCAAGGGCACCCTTATCAAGGAGGAAACTACAATCAAGGGGGAGGGtaccataatcaaaattggagaGACAATCACCAACAAGGAAATAggtacaacaacaacaacggaGGAGGTCAAAGATGGAGTAACAATTCAGAAAACTTCTCACAAAATCGACCATACAACTCACAAAATCAACCATACAACCCACAAAACCcacaaagaaactaccaaacataccaaccaccacatcaaagaccACCACCTAACCAATCACAAGCTCCTCAACTCACATATACAACCACCCCCTCCAACCAAGACGAAACACTCCGGACCATTatccaaggccaaaaggaactACAAAACACACTTGCTTCCGGTCTTACCGGCCTCACCTCTACATTACAAGCCCTTCTTGCACGAATGGATACATTATCAAATTCCACTCCTGAACCCCCAATCCAAAGCGTCATTCCCTCTCAACCTCAACCCAATCCGAAGGGgggcattaatgccatcacccttagATCCAGAACACAATTAAAAGAGAAGGAAGCAAAGAACTCAAATCCTATCGCAACCACCCAAGAAGAGAGAATAGATATGGAAGAGGTAGAGGAAGAGGAGACACCACAAGTCATAGTTGAGGACGAAGCCCAACCAACAAGGGAGACAACCAAGGCCAAGAGAaccttggaagaaaaagaaattgctCAACCGCTTCCATTTCCAACACTTGCAAAGAAAGCTAGAAAGCGCATAGAACTCGACCCAAAAATGGTAGAAatgttcaagaaagttgaggtaaccatTCCCCTCTTTGATGCTGTCCATCAAGTTCCTAGATATGCAAAATTCCTCAAAGACCTATGCATCAACAAGGATAAAATTCTTGAATTGGAAACCATCCCATTGGGGAGTTCTATTTCCGCTTTAATGGGAGCATTACCCGAGAAGTGTGATGATCCGGGCCCTTGTATGGTCACTTGCACCgttaattga